One genomic region from Streptomyces sp. NBC_01304 encodes:
- a CDS encoding alginate lyase family protein, which produces MTLSAGWYLRRLSRMGPREVGGRVGDAVRRRRWRLSLPDCPDVTGARFTAVLPADVIAAVPAAAAKRLIAEADRLMAGHVEYFGVGRDDLADPDWWYDPKTGRRAPWGYAFDVPYRNEDAVGDIKQIWELSRHQYLTVLAAAYALTGNERYAERVAEHLRLWWAANAPLRGVHWISGIELGIRLLSWVWIRRLLDGWAGAAALFEDNPVARNQIWHHQRWLAAFPSRGSSANNHIIAEAAGQLAAACAFNWFPSSVRWRDGALRSLERHLRGNTFDSGLNRELATEYHGLVLELGLAAVAEADAADVPVPASLRLTLLRMTDALAAVVDGRLRPPRQGDADDGHGLIVDGAGTDRWGSLLATGDAVFGRLDWWPAVTGTDVRTPLLAALIKPTELSVTRPVSRPHHFADAGLTILRGPDGIWCRCDGGPHGFLSIAAHAHADALAVEVRHDGVDVLADPGTYCYHGQPEWRQYFRSTLGHNTLQLDGEDQSVSGGPFLWTRQARTRVLVADAPDEGVATWCAEHDGYQGSVHRRRVELAPDVRELRVVDEVRGPRRSARLAFHLGPAIAAELDGNRAELTWTRDGEDRSAVLDLPGQLTWRAHRGESGPPLGWYSAGFGQKEPATTLVGTGFADGAAPSGEFTTVLRFRG; this is translated from the coding sequence ATGACCTTGAGCGCGGGCTGGTACTTACGGCGGCTGTCCCGGATGGGACCGCGGGAGGTCGGCGGCCGGGTGGGCGACGCGGTGCGCCGACGCCGCTGGCGGCTGTCGCTGCCGGACTGCCCGGACGTGACCGGCGCCCGGTTCACCGCGGTGCTGCCCGCCGACGTGATCGCCGCCGTGCCGGCGGCCGCCGCGAAACGGCTCATCGCCGAGGCCGACCGGCTGATGGCGGGGCACGTCGAGTACTTCGGGGTCGGCCGCGACGACCTGGCCGACCCGGACTGGTGGTACGACCCGAAGACCGGGCGCCGCGCTCCGTGGGGCTACGCCTTCGACGTGCCGTACCGCAACGAGGACGCGGTCGGGGACATCAAGCAGATCTGGGAGCTGTCCCGGCACCAGTACCTCACCGTGCTCGCCGCCGCCTACGCGCTCACCGGGAACGAGCGGTACGCCGAGCGGGTGGCCGAGCACCTGCGGCTGTGGTGGGCGGCCAACGCGCCGCTGCGTGGAGTGCACTGGATCAGCGGCATCGAGCTGGGGATCCGGCTGCTCTCCTGGGTGTGGATCCGTCGGCTGCTCGACGGCTGGGCGGGCGCGGCCGCCCTGTTCGAGGACAACCCGGTGGCACGGAACCAGATCTGGCACCACCAGCGCTGGCTGGCCGCCTTCCCCAGCCGGGGCTCCTCGGCGAACAACCACATCATCGCCGAGGCCGCCGGGCAGCTCGCCGCTGCCTGCGCGTTCAACTGGTTTCCCTCCTCGGTACGTTGGCGGGACGGCGCGCTGCGGTCACTCGAACGGCACCTGCGCGGCAATACCTTCGACTCCGGCCTCAACCGTGAGCTGGCCACCGAGTACCACGGCCTCGTCCTTGAGCTCGGCCTGGCCGCGGTGGCCGAGGCGGACGCCGCCGATGTGCCGGTTCCCGCGTCGCTCCGGCTGACGCTGCTGCGGATGACCGACGCGCTCGCGGCCGTCGTGGACGGCCGGCTGCGGCCGCCGCGCCAAGGGGACGCGGACGACGGGCACGGACTGATCGTGGACGGCGCGGGCACCGACCGCTGGGGCTCGCTCCTCGCCACCGGGGACGCCGTGTTCGGCCGGCTCGACTGGTGGCCGGCAGTGACCGGAACCGACGTGCGCACCCCGCTGCTCGCCGCGCTCATCAAGCCCACCGAGCTGTCCGTGACCCGCCCGGTGAGCCGTCCGCACCACTTCGCCGACGCGGGCCTCACCATCCTGCGCGGTCCCGACGGGATCTGGTGCCGCTGCGACGGCGGTCCGCACGGCTTCCTGTCCATCGCCGCGCACGCCCACGCGGACGCGCTCGCCGTGGAGGTCCGGCACGACGGGGTCGACGTGCTCGCCGACCCGGGGACGTACTGCTACCACGGGCAGCCCGAGTGGCGGCAGTACTTCCGCTCGACCCTCGGCCACAACACCCTGCAGCTGGACGGCGAGGACCAGTCCGTCTCCGGCGGCCCGTTCCTGTGGACCCGGCAGGCCCGCACCCGCGTCCTGGTCGCGGACGCCCCCGACGAGGGCGTGGCCACCTGGTGCGCCGAGCACGACGGGTATCAGGGTTCCGTGCATCGCCGTAGGGTGGAACTGGCTCCAGATGTACGGGAGTTGAGGGTGGTCGACGAGGTGCGCGGCCCGCGCCGGTCCGCCCGCCTGGCGTTCCACCTCGGCCCGGCGATCGCCGCGGAACTGGACGGGAACCGGGCTGAGCTCACCTGGACCCGGGACGGCGAGGACCGCTCCGCGGTGCTCGACCTGCCCGGGCAGCTGACCTGGCGGGCGCATCGCGGCGAGAGCGGCCCGCCGCTGGGCTGGTACTCCGCCGGCTTCGGGCAGAAGGAACCCGCCACCACGCTGGTCGGCACCGGCTTCGCCGACGGCGCCGCGCCGTCGGGGGAGTTCACCACCGTGCTCAGGTTCCGCGGCTAA